A DNA window from Parus major isolate Abel chromosome 9, Parus_major1.1, whole genome shotgun sequence contains the following coding sequences:
- the OTOL1 gene encoding otolin-1 yields the protein MWSCPGPIPLFLVLAVVPARAALKVTPAVLYTKPKPSPSVPGKIPFPAAPGRAEFPTLFPLENSTLDSAEFFFNCCDCCPPAAGPRGWPGPQGPPGPRGEKGDAGLPGLPGTPGSQGPKGSKGERGGKGEQGERGASGSPGYPGKPGLQGEAGAKGSKGNHGFPGLKGQKGAKGDTCDNGTKGDKGDKGDPGEPGVGGEQGDKGEKGDTGEKGYCGEPGGRGAKGDRGEGGTKGEKGSKGDMGAEGTRGAAGKQGEKGEQGCKGDKGDLGPTGLAGPSGPKGDPGTKGGRGAPGRKGSRGAKGARGDVPKSPRSAFSAGLSRPFPPPNVPIRFDRVWYDERHDYDPATGKFNCSVPGAYVFSYHVTVRGRPARLSLVASSRRVAKARDTLYGQDIDQASFLTILKLRVGDQVWLEVGKDWNGLYAGAEDDSVFTGFLLYPDGFEVIL from the exons atgtGGAGCTGTCCGGGGCCCATCCCGCTGTTCCTGGTGCTGGCTGTCGTCCCCGCGCGCGCGGCGCTGAAGGTCACCCCGGCCGTGCTCTACACCAAGCCCAAACCTTCCCCATCTGTCCCGGGgaaaatcccattcccagcagcGCCTGGCAGAGCCGAGTTCCCCACGCTCTTCCCCTTGGAGAATTCCACGCTGGACTCGGCCGAGTTCTTCTTCAACTGCTGTGACTGCTGCCCACCCGCGGCGGGGCCTCGGGGCTGGCCGGGGCCACAGGGACCCCCAG GTCCCAGGGGGGAGAAGGGAGAtgctgggctgccagggctgccgGGAACTCCTGGCTCTCAAGGTCCAAAGGGCTCTAAAGGAGAAAGAG gaggaaaaggggagCAAGGGGAGCGAGGAGCGAGTGGAAGCCCCGGTTATCCAGGGAAACCTGGGCTGCAAG GTGAAGCTGGAGCCAAAGGCAGTAAGGGCAACCACGGCTTCCCTGGACTGAAGGGACAAAAGGGCGCCAAAGGGGACACCTGTGACAACGGCACCAAAGGCGACAAAGGGGACAAGGGGGATCCTGGAGAGCCGGGAGTGGGCGGAGAACAGGGGGACAAGGGAGAAAAGGGGGACACGGGGGAAAAGGGATACTGTGGGGAGCCGGGGGGGAGAGGGGCCAAGGGGGACAGAGGGGAAGGCGGCACCAAGGGGGAAAAGGGCAGCAAAGGGGACATGGGCGCCGAGGGCACGCGGGGGGCGGCTGGCAAACAGGGAGAGAAGGGCGAGCAGGGCTGCAAGGGTGACAAAGGGGACCTGGGCCCCACGGGCCTGGCGGGCCCCAGCGGGCCCAAGGGCGACCCCGGCACCAAGGGCGGCCGAGGAGCCCCGGGCAGGAAAGGCTCCCGCGGGGCCAAGGGCGCCCGTGGGGACGTCCCCAAGTCCCCGCGCTCGGCCTTCAGCGCGGGGCTGTCCAggcccttccctcctcccaacGTGCCCATCAGGTTTGACCGCGTGTGGTACGACGAGCGCCATGACTACGACCCCGCCACGGGCAAGTTCAACTGCAGCGTGCCCGGCGCCTACGTCTTCTCCTACCACGTCACCGTGCGCGGCCGGCCCGCACGCCTCAGCCTcgtggccagcagcaggagggtggCCAAGGCCAGGGACACCCTCTACGGCCAGGACATCGACCAGGCCTCCTTCCTGACCATCCTCAAGCTGAGGGTTGGTGACCAAGTGTGGCTGGAGGTCGGGAAGGACTGGAACGGGCTCTACGCCGGCGCGGAGGATGACAGCGTCTTCACGGGGTTCCTGCTGTACCCAGATGGTTTCGAGGTCATTCTCTGA